The following are encoded together in the Bradysia coprophila strain Holo2 unplaced genomic scaffold, BU_Bcop_v1 contig_94, whole genome shotgun sequence genome:
- the LOC119084905 gene encoding programmed cell death protein 5 — protein sequence MSDADLERIRQQRMAQMQSQFGGGNDAEKQKAQEDRQRQQEDAKNSMLSQLLDQNARARLNTLKISKPEKAQMVEGMIIRMAQSGQIPGRLDDEQLIQLLESLNQQMPKSNSTVKFDRRRAAMDSSDDEDYGL from the exons ATGAGTGACGCGGATTTGGAACGTATTCGGCAACAGCGGATGGCCCAAATGCAATCTCAATTT GGTGGTGGCAATGATGCTGAAAAGCAGAAGGCACAGGAAGACCGACAGCGACAACAGGAAGATGCAAAAAATTCCATGCTGTCACAGCTATTAGATCAAAACGCACGAGCTAGAC TGAATACGCTTAAGATTAGCAAGCCGGAGAAAGCTCAAATGGTCGAAGGAATGATTATTCGAATGGCTCAATCGGGTCAAATACCCGGTAGACTGGACGACGAACAATTGATTCAGCTGTTGGAAAGTCTGAATCAGCAAATGCCCAAAAGCAATTCGACGGTCAAATTCGATCGACGTAGAGCTGCCATGGATTCCAGTGATGACGAAGATTATGGTTTATGA